A genome region from Physeter macrocephalus isolate SW-GA chromosome 4, ASM283717v5, whole genome shotgun sequence includes the following:
- the LOC102983594 gene encoding LOW QUALITY PROTEIN: cullin-4B-like (The sequence of the model RefSeq protein was modified relative to this genomic sequence to represent the inferred CDS: inserted 2 bases in 1 codon; deleted 2 bases in 2 codons; substituted 1 base at 1 genomic stop codon), which produces MFPTGFSSPSLSAAAAQEVRSATDGNTSTTPPGVIPAPPLTSAKTRKLNSSSSSSSSNSSNDREDFDSTSPSSSTPLQPRDSASPSTSSFSCLGVSAAAPRHVGIQKKLRLEDTLEFVEFDAKMAEESSSSSSSSRTAATSQQQQLKNESILISSVASVHHANGLAKSSTTVSSFANSKPGSAKKLVIKNFKDKPKLPESYTDETWQKLKKAVEAIQNSASIKNNLEELYQAVENLCSYKISADWYQQLRQIGNDHIKAQIHQFREDSLDRVLFLKKIDRCWQNHCRQVIMIRSIFLFLDRTYVLQNSMLPSILERNSEAIDRRLLRSLLSMLSDLQIYQDSFEQRFLEETNQLYTAEGQKLMQEREVPEYLHHVNKCLEEEADRLITYLDQTTQKSLIATVEKQLLGEHLTAILQKDLNKLLDENRIQDLSHLYQLFSRVRGGIQVPVQQWIXYIKAFGSTIVINPEKDKTMVQELLAFKDKVDHVTDICFLKNEKLINAMKEAFETFINKRPKKPAELIAKYSDSKRLSGNKEATDEELEKMLNKIMIIFRFIYGKNVFEAFCKKDLAKRLLVGKSASVDAEKSMLSKLKHECGAAFTSELEGMFKDMELSKDIMIQFKQYMQNQNVPGNIELTVTILTMGYWPTYVPMEVHLPPEMVKLQEIFKTFNLGKHSGRKFQWQSTLGHCVLKAEFKEGKKELQFSLFQSLVLLMFNEGEELSLEEIKQATGIEAGELRRTLQSLACGKARVLMKNPKGKAIEDGDKFICNDDFKHKLFRIKINQIQMKEMVEEQAIITEXVFQDRQYQIDAAIVQIMKIRKTLSHNLLVSEVYNQFKFPVKPADLKKRIESLIDWDYMERDKENPNQYKYIA; this is translated from the exons ATGTTTCCAACAGGTTTTTCTTCCCCCAGTCTCTCAGCTGCTGCTGCTCAGGAGGTCAGATCTGCCACTGATGGTAATACCAGCACCACTCCGCCC GGTGTAATACCAGCACCACCACTCACCTCTGCCAAGACGAGAAAGttaaacagcagcagcagcagtagcagcagtaacAGTAGTAACGACAGAGAAGACTTTGACTCCACCTCTCCGTCCTCTTCCACTCCTTTACAACCCAGGGATTCGGCATCCCCTTCaacctcctccttctcctgcctgGGGGTTTCAGCGGCTGCTCCCAGGCACGTAGGGATACAGAAGAAGCTGCGTTTGGAAGACACCCTGGAGTTTGTAGAGTTTGATGCGAAGATGGCTGAggaatcctcctcctcctcctcatcttcacGAACTGCTGCAACATCTCAGCAGCAGCAACTTAAAAATGAGAGTATATTAATCTCTTCTGTGGCTTCGGTGCATCACGCAAACGGCCTAGCCAAATCTTCTACCACCGTCTCTAGCTTTGCTAACAGCAAGCCTGGCTCTGCTAAGAAGTTAGTGATCAAGAACTTTAAAGATAAGCCTAAATTACCAGAAAGCTACACAGATGAAACATGGCAGAAACTGAAAAAAGCAGTGGAAGCT ATCCAGAATAGTGCTTCAATTAAGAACAATTTAGAAGAACTCTATCAGGCCGTGGAAAATCTCTGTTCTTACAAGATTTCGGCAGACTGGTACCAACAGCTGAGACAGATTGGTAACGATCACATCAAAGCACAAATTCATCAGTTCAGAGAGGATTCATTGGATAGAgttctttttctaaagaagatcGATAGATGTTGGCAAAACCATTGCAGACAAGTGATCATGATCCGgagcatttttttgtttctggatAGGACTTACGTTCTTCAGAATTCAATGCTACCCTCCATTTTGGAAAGGAATAGTGAAGCAATTGATAGACGTTTACTCCGAAGCCTTTTAAGCATGCTCTCTGATTTGCAAATTTATCAGGATTCTTTTGAACAACGATTTTTGGAAGAAACTAACCAACTCTACACAGCTGAAGGCCAAAAATTAATGCAGGAAAGAGAGGTTCCTGAATATCTTCATCATGTTAACAAATGTCTAGAAGAAGAAGCAGATAGACTTATTACTTACTTAGATCAGACCACCCAAAAGTCATTAATAGCTACTGTGGAAAAACAACTTCTAGGTGAACACTTAACAGCGATTCTtcagaaagatttaaataaactCCTTGATGAAAACCGAATTCAAGATTTATCTCACCTGTATCAGCTCTTCAGTAGAGTTCGAGGGGGCATTCAGGTTCCCGTGCAGCAATGGATTTAATACATTAAGGCATTTGGTAGCACTATTGTAATTAATCCTGAAAAGGATAAAACCATGGTTCAAGAATTGTTGGCTTTTAAAGATAAGGTTGACCATGTAACTGATATCTGTTTCCTGAAGAATGAAAAACTTATCAATGCCATGAAAGAAGCATTTGAAACATTCATtaacaaaagaccaaaaaaacctgCTGAACTTATAGCTAAGTATTCAGATTCGAAGCGTCTCTCAGGCAACAAAGAAGCTACAGATGAAGAACTTGAGAAAATGTTGAATAAGATTATGATTATATTTAGATTCATCTATGGCAAGAATGTTTTTGAGGCCTTCTGTAAGAAAGATTTAGCCAAGCGCCTGTTAGTTGGGAAGAGTGCATCTGTGGATGCTGAAAAATCAATGCTGTCCAAACTTAAACATGAATGTGGAGCTGCTTTCACCAGCGAACTTGAAGGAATGTTTAAAGACATGGAACTTTCTAAAGACATCATGATTCAATTCAAACAGTATATGCAGAACCAGAATGTACCTGGGAATATTGAATTAACTGTGACTATCCTGACGATGGGTTATTGGCCAACATATGTGCCTATGGAAGTTCATTTACCACCAGAGATGGTAAAACTTCAGGAGATTTTCAAGACCTTTAACCTAGGCAAACATAGTGGCAGGAAATTTCAGTGGCAGTCAACCCTAGGACACTGTGTGCTAAAGGCAGAATTTAAAGAGGGTAAAAAGGAACTCCAGTTCTCTCTTTTTCAATCACTGGTGCTGCTAATGTTTAATGAGGGAGAAGAGTTAAGTTTAGAAGAGATCAAGCAGGCTACAGGAATAGAGGCTGGAGAGTTAAGGAGAACACTGCAGTCATTGGCCTGTGGCAAAGCTAGAGTTCTGATGAAAAATCCAAAGGGTAAAGCTATAGAAGATGGTGACAAGTTCATTTGTAATGATGATTTCAAGCACAAACTTTTCAGGATAAAGATCAATCAAATTCAGATGAAAGAAATGGTTGAGGAACAAGCAATCATTACAGA AGTATTTCAAGACAGACAGTATCAAATTGATGCTGCAATTGTTCAAATTATGAAGATAAGAAAGACACTTAGCCACAATCTCCTTGTTTCAGAAGTGTACAACCAGTTCAAATTTCCAGTAAAGCCTGCTGATCTTAAGAAGAGAATAGAATCCTTAATTGACTGGGACTACatggaaagagataaagaaaatccaAACCAGTACAAATATATTGCATAA